A DNA window from Helianthus annuus cultivar XRQ/B chromosome 15, HanXRQr2.0-SUNRISE, whole genome shotgun sequence contains the following coding sequences:
- the LOC110912992 gene encoding UDP-glycosyltransferase 76B1 encodes MSNIISTIDFNSTTTCNQSNPTHQTHPHNPMDTTTAGKPSNGHRLVFLPLPYQGHVSPMLQLANILHSKGFSITILHTLFNSPNPTNYPHFTFLPIPGTGDELHSLIDLKNILRLLNYINADLVDPIRVCLNRLMLEEDGVACLITDVHWFGTQSVADDLILPRIVHRTSNISSFRSFVAPVLLRDKGSVRGCDEEVKSEASVSRLEPLKDKDLPKFLPNDPEGKYKILELTVKGIKQARALIWNTFKELEEHELEALSQDFPNPHFLIGPFHKFFPASSSSLLTQDQESLSWLDKHPPNSVLYVSFGSLVRVEESQFLEIAWGLANSKQPFLWVVRPGSVEGSEWLECLPDGFLERIVEGRGYIVKWAPQQDVLAHPATGGFWTHSGWNSTLESICEGVPMICSPSFGDQLLNARYVSDVWKIGVKLENGFERGEIQSAIKKVMADEEGLEFRNKIVNIKGKVNFCLKKGGSSYSSLEDLVNYILSF; translated from the exons ATGTCAAATATTATATCAACTATTGACTTTAATTCTACAACAACTTGCAACCAATCCAATCCCACACATCAAACTCATCCTCATAACCCAATGGACACCACCACCGCCGGAAAACCTAGCAACGGCCACCGGTTGGTATTCTTACCGTTACCCTACCAAGGCCACGTAAGCCCTATGCTTCAACTGGCAAACATACTTCACTCCAAAGGCTTTTCAATCACCATCCTCCATACTCTTTTTAACTCCCCTAATCCCACCAACTACCCTCACTTCACGTTTCTACCCATTCCCGGTACCGGTGATGAGTTACACTCCCTCATCGACCTGAAAAACATCTTACGTTTGTTGAACTACATCAACGCTGATCTCGTGGACCCGATTCGAGTATGTTTGAACCGGTTGATGTTGGAGGAGGATGGAGTTGCATGCTTGATCACAGATGTTCATTGGTTTGGTACACAGAGTGTGGCTGATGACTTGATACTTCCGAGGATTGTTCACCGGACTAGTAATATTTCGTCTTTTCGTTCGTTTGTGGCTCCTGTGCTCTTACGTGACAAGGGTTCTGTCCGGGGATGTGATGAAG AAGTTAAGTCAGAAGCATCAGTTTCTAGGCTTGAACCACTCAAAGATAAAGACTTGCCAAAGTTCCTTCCTAATGATCCTGAAGGTAAATACAAGATCTTAGAACTCACGGTTAAAGGAATCAAGCAAGCACGAGCACTAATATGGAACACATTCAAAGAACTAGAAGAACATGAACTTGAAGCTCTTAGCCAAGATTTCCCAAACCCACACTTCCTAATAGGACCATTTCACAAGTTTTTTCCAGCATCATCAAGTAGCCTCCTAACACAAGACCAAGAATCTCTTTCATGGTTAGACAAACACCCACCCAACTCCGTGTTATATGTTAGTTTTGGTAGTCTAGTTAGGGTTGAGGAATCACAGTTTTTGGAAATTGCATGGGGTTTGGCTAATAGCAAGCAACCATTTTTATGGGTGGTCAGACCAGGGTCCGTGGAAGGGTCAGAGTGGCTCGAATGTTTACCAGATGGGTTTTTGGAGAGAATCGTAGAAGGAAGAGGATATATTGTTAAATGGGCTCCACAGCAAGACGTATTAGCTCATCCTGCAACAGGTGGTTTCTGGACTCATAGCGGGTGGAATTCGACCCTTGAAAGTATTTGTGAAGGGGTTCCAATGATTTGTTCTCCATCTTTTGGTGATCAACTCCTAAATGCAAGATATGTAAGTGATGTATGGAAGATTGGTGTGAAGTTGGAAAATGGTTTTGAAAGGGGAGAGATTCAAAGTGCAATAAAGAAAGTTATGGCAGATGAGGAAGGGTTAGAATTTAGAAACAAAATTGTAAATATCAAAGGAAAAGTAAACTTTTGTCTAAAGAAAGGTGGTTCATCATATTCATCACTTGAGGATTTGGTTAACTACATTTTGTCATTTTAG